From bacterium, the proteins below share one genomic window:
- a CDS encoding beta-lactamase family protein: MRACIAGSFLALFLVGCGSDTPLPDLPPARADLPEAEPLSWFEDAAIEAAIRGRVAMGARSGFVVLVARDGRVVHATTTGDQDVEAGIPMSLDTRFQIASMTKPVIGTAAMILVDEGRLGLDEPVSSYLPSFTDLRVAITDEAGTVTGTKPMASPLLVRHVLAFASGMGPGFAPGPLRDRWLAEGTYAGSGPLSTRIERIPPLPFFEEPGTRWRYGAAYDVLARLIEVASGEPVDRFLERRIFAPLGMTRTTYLKDVPADAPLAVMYQLGEDGLVRAVQENRPDDWTPGGTGLVSTAADYMRFALMLWNEGEYDGVRILETATARRMREPEIGGVLAGEMGIEGLSFGLGVSVMTDAEASLLPGHDGDFWWSGAYGTHLWISPATGTVLVVMQQQQRDPTGGDDPIVPFLLQAIVVGG, translated from the coding sequence ATGCGCGCATGCATCGCAGGCAGCTTTCTCGCGCTCTTCCTCGTCGGCTGCGGCAGCGACACCCCGCTGCCGGACCTGCCCCCCGCCCGGGCCGACCTCCCGGAGGCGGAGCCGCTCTCCTGGTTCGAAGACGCGGCGATCGAGGCGGCGATCCGCGGGCGCGTCGCGATGGGCGCGCGCTCGGGCTTCGTGGTCCTGGTCGCGCGCGACGGACGGGTCGTCCACGCGACGACGACGGGCGACCAGGACGTCGAGGCGGGGATCCCGATGTCCCTCGACACGCGCTTCCAGATCGCGTCGATGACGAAGCCGGTGATCGGGACGGCGGCGATGATCCTCGTGGACGAGGGGCGTCTCGGACTCGACGAGCCCGTCTCGAGCTACCTGCCCTCCTTCACGGATCTCCGGGTCGCGATCACCGACGAAGCCGGCACCGTGACGGGGACGAAGCCGATGGCTTCGCCGCTCCTCGTCCGACACGTGCTCGCCTTCGCGTCGGGTATGGGGCCCGGCTTCGCCCCGGGCCCGCTGCGCGACCGCTGGCTCGCCGAGGGGACCTATGCCGGGTCGGGGCCGCTCTCGACGCGGATCGAGCGGATCCCGCCGCTCCCCTTCTTCGAGGAGCCGGGGACGCGCTGGCGCTACGGCGCAGCGTACGACGTGCTTGCGCGCCTGATCGAGGTGGCGAGCGGCGAGCCCGTCGACCGCTTCCTCGAGCGCCGGATCTTCGCGCCCCTCGGCATGACCCGGACGACCTACCTGAAGGACGTGCCGGCCGACGCGCCGCTGGCGGTCATGTACCAGCTCGGCGAGGACGGCCTCGTCCGGGCGGTCCAGGAGAACCGCCCGGACGATTGGACGCCCGGTGGAACCGGGCTCGTATCGACCGCCGCCGACTACATGCGCTTCGCGCTGATGCTCTGGAACGAGGGCGAGTACGACGGCGTGCGGATCCTGGAGACGGCGACCGCCCGGCGCATGCGCGAGCCGGAGATCGGCGGCGTGCTCGCCGGCGAGATGGGGATCGAAGGGCTCTCCTTCGGCCTCGGCGTCTCGGTCATGACGGACGCCGAGGCCTCGCTCCTGCCCGGGCACGACGGCGACTTCTGGTGGAGCGGCGCCTACGGCACCCACCTCTGGATCAGTCCGGCCACCGGCACGGTCCTCGTCGTCATGCAGCAACAGCAGCGCGACCCCACCGGCGGCGACGATCCGATCGTGCCCTTCCTCCTCCAGGCGATCGTCGTCGGCGGCTGA
- a CDS encoding 3-keto-5-aminohexanoate cleavage protein, translating to MDKLIIDARLNEYTFREPNPNVPYSPEEIASDAEACVAAGASIVHYHAREPETGAPSNDTALYAETARAIRGRCDALVMPTLGANTVTDLDERIGHIEAMAKDDATRADLVPLDLASLSLGMWREGMDEVRGDDLVYYNPIGTLKALAARARAAGALPMAAIWNVGSLRLLEAFCTTGVLPGTIFAELFTTEGGLISGHPGTEAGLQALIDFVPPSVDCLWAAACYGANALPLAEQAIAQGGHVAIGLGDHPYLELGDEPATNAEVVAAVVEIARRHGREIATPAETRARLAGR from the coding sequence TTGGACAAGCTGATCATCGATGCCCGGCTGAACGAGTACACGTTCCGCGAGCCCAACCCGAACGTGCCGTACTCGCCGGAGGAGATCGCCTCCGACGCGGAGGCCTGTGTCGCCGCCGGAGCCTCGATCGTCCACTACCACGCGCGGGAGCCCGAGACCGGAGCGCCCTCGAACGACACCGCGCTCTATGCCGAGACCGCGCGGGCGATCCGCGGGCGTTGCGATGCGCTCGTCATGCCGACCCTCGGCGCGAACACGGTCACGGACCTCGACGAACGGATCGGGCACATCGAAGCGATGGCGAAGGACGACGCGACCCGGGCCGACCTCGTTCCCCTGGATCTAGCGAGCCTCTCCCTCGGGATGTGGCGCGAGGGCATGGACGAGGTCCGGGGCGACGACCTCGTCTACTACAACCCGATCGGGACGCTGAAGGCGCTGGCCGCTCGCGCACGGGCGGCGGGCGCACTTCCGATGGCGGCGATCTGGAACGTCGGGTCGCTGCGTCTGCTCGAAGCGTTCTGCACCACCGGAGTCCTGCCCGGCACGATCTTCGCGGAGCTCTTCACGACCGAGGGCGGGCTGATCTCCGGGCATCCGGGGACAGAGGCGGGGCTCCAGGCGCTGATCGACTTCGTGCCGCCGAGCGTCGACTGTCTCTGGGCAGCGGCCTGCTACGGCGCGAACGCGCTGCCGCTCGCCGAGCAGGCGATCGCGCAGGGCGGCCACGTCGCCATCGGTCTCGGAGACCATCCCTATCTCGAGCTCGGCGACGAACCGGCGACCAACGCCGAGGTCGTCGCGGCGGTCGTCGAGATCGCGCGGCGCCACGGCCGCGAGATCGCGACCCCGGCCGAGACCCGCGCGCGGCTCGCGGGGCGCTGA
- a CDS encoding nuclear transport factor 2 family protein, with amino-acid sequence MNTVEIGKQLVAFCQDRKGLDAVDALYDDKIVSIEAQGSEELPARMEGIEAVRGKNAWWYDNHEIHAESATGPYCGQREDQFAVRFTMDVTFKPTGERQSLDEIALYTVADGKIVEEQFLYFAG; translated from the coding sequence ATGAACACCGTCGAAATCGGAAAGCAACTCGTCGCCTTCTGCCAGGACCGCAAGGGACTCGACGCTGTCGACGCCCTCTACGACGACAAGATCGTCTCGATCGAGGCCCAGGGTTCGGAAGAGCTCCCGGCCCGGATGGAGGGGATCGAGGCCGTCCGGGGCAAGAACGCCTGGTGGTACGACAACCACGAGATCCACGCCGAGAGCGCGACCGGCCCCTACTGCGGCCAGCGCGAAGATCAGTTCGCGGTCCGCTTCACGATGGACGTGACCTTCAAGCCGACCGGCGAACGCCAGAGTCTCGACGAGATCGCGCTCTACACCGTCGCCGACGGCAAGATCGTCGAAGAGCAGTTTCTTTACTTCGCCGGCTGA
- a CDS encoding OmpA family protein produces MKKSLASQSFGVAGGLAVAAMLGACAKPLPYQEPVAVTPPSGTVAVTQAVTILDASGSKETGFPGSKATLESLVAAMPGGSYEASQLSFGGGQRETAGGGSFDRSTLAAAAKGATFLQGSTPLYSVLDNEVTDAIGAGDGRAAVVIISDGLATDYAGRDDAGRAIASAKALAESRAGEVCFHTVQAGNDPAGATALRSIADVTSCGSFTTTTALGSSAALQQFSRAVYLGNEPAPAPVVNVAAAPPDTDRDGVIDPRDECPGTLREAPVDDRGCWQLNDLRFAVNGAAIEIDFDETLAADIAVLKANPGVRIRVDGHTDSDGAAAYNQDLSERRASAVKARLVSAGIDADRLEVKGFGESNPIVPNDTKANKRENRRVELTILD; encoded by the coding sequence ATGAAGAAGTCTCTCGCCTCCCAGTCCTTTGGCGTGGCCGGTGGCCTCGCCGTCGCCGCGATGCTCGGCGCTTGCGCAAAGCCCCTCCCGTACCAGGAGCCCGTCGCGGTCACGCCGCCCTCGGGCACGGTCGCCGTCACCCAGGCCGTCACGATCCTCGACGCCTCCGGCTCGAAGGAAACCGGCTTCCCCGGCTCGAAGGCGACCCTCGAGTCCCTCGTCGCCGCGATGCCCGGCGGGAGCTACGAGGCCAGCCAGCTGAGCTTCGGCGGCGGCCAGCGTGAGACCGCCGGTGGCGGCAGCTTCGATCGCTCGACCCTCGCCGCGGCCGCCAAGGGCGCGACGTTCCTCCAGGGCTCGACGCCGCTCTACTCGGTCCTCGACAATGAGGTGACCGACGCGATCGGCGCCGGCGACGGCCGCGCCGCGGTCGTCATCATCTCGGACGGTCTTGCCACGGACTACGCCGGCCGCGACGACGCGGGCCGCGCGATCGCGTCGGCGAAGGCGCTCGCCGAGAGCCGTGCGGGCGAGGTCTGCTTCCACACGGTGCAGGCTGGCAACGATCCGGCCGGGGCCACGGCCCTTCGCTCGATCGCGGACGTCACGAGCTGCGGCAGCTTCACGACGACGACGGCGCTCGGTTCTTCCGCGGCGCTCCAGCAGTTCTCCCGCGCCGTGTATCTCGGCAACGAGCCGGCCCCGGCGCCGGTCGTGAACGTCGCGGCGGCGCCGCCGGACACGGACCGCGACGGCGTGATCGACCCGCGCGACGAGTGCCCCGGCACCCTGCGCGAGGCGCCCGTCGACGACCGCGGCTGCTGGCAGTTGAACGACCTCCGCTTCGCCGTCAACGGCGCGGCGATCGAGATCGACTTCGACGAGACCCTCGCGGCCGACATCGCGGTCTTGAAGGCGAACCCGGGCGTCCGCATCCGCGTCGATGGCCACACCGACTCCGACGGGGCGGCGGCCTACAACCAGGATCTGTCCGAGCGCCGCGCCAGCGCGGTCAAGGCGCGCCTCGTCTCGGCGGGCATCGACGCCGACCGCCTCGAAGTGAAGGGCTTCGGTGAGTCGAACCCGATCGTCCCGAACGACACGAAGGCCAACAAGCGCGAGAACCGCCGCGTGGAGCTCACGATCCTCGACTGA
- the ald gene encoding alanine dehydrogenase, with amino-acid sequence MRIGVPREIKNEERRVGLTPASVRELAGDGHAIFVETGAGVGIDASDEDYARAGAEIVPTPGDVFEAAELIVKVKEPQAEERARLRPDHTLFTYLHLAPDADQTKDLVTSGATCIAYETVTDDRGGLPLLTPMSQVAGRMSIQAGAASLEASRGGAGLLLGGVPGVAPAKVVVLGGGVVGANALQMALGLGADVTVLDRDTRVLEALAARFGAALRTVYSTGEAIERHVLDADLVVGAVLVRGAAAPHLVTREHVTAMRRGSVLVDVAIDQGGCFETSRPTTHAEPTFLVDDVVHYCVANMPGAVPKTSTYALNHATLPFVRRLADRGARTALKTDLGLMNGLNVCAGHVTEPQVAQALGYDYVEPILALESR; translated from the coding sequence ATGCGGATCGGGGTTCCCAGGGAGATCAAGAACGAGGAGCGGCGGGTCGGCCTGACGCCGGCGAGCGTTCGCGAGCTCGCGGGTGACGGTCATGCGATCTTCGTGGAGACCGGCGCGGGTGTCGGCATCGACGCATCGGACGAAGACTACGCGCGCGCGGGCGCCGAGATCGTTCCGACGCCCGGCGACGTCTTCGAGGCGGCCGAGCTGATCGTGAAGGTGAAGGAGCCGCAGGCGGAAGAGCGAGCGCGGCTCCGGCCGGACCACACGCTCTTCACCTATCTCCACCTCGCCCCCGATGCGGACCAGACCAAGGATCTCGTCACGAGCGGCGCCACCTGCATCGCGTACGAGACCGTGACCGACGACCGCGGCGGACTGCCGCTGCTGACCCCCATGTCCCAGGTCGCCGGGCGCATGTCCATCCAGGCCGGCGCGGCGAGCCTGGAAGCGAGTCGAGGCGGGGCGGGGCTGCTCCTCGGTGGCGTGCCCGGCGTGGCACCGGCGAAGGTGGTCGTCCTCGGCGGCGGCGTGGTCGGTGCGAACGCCCTGCAGATGGCGCTCGGACTCGGCGCCGACGTCACCGTCCTCGATCGTGACACGCGTGTCCTCGAGGCCCTCGCCGCCCGCTTCGGCGCGGCGCTCCGGACCGTCTACTCGACCGGCGAGGCGATCGAGCGCCACGTCCTCGACGCCGATCTGGTCGTCGGGGCCGTGCTCGTCCGCGGCGCGGCCGCGCCCCACCTCGTCACCCGTGAACACGTCACGGCCATGCGACGGGGATCGGTCCTCGTCGACGTCGCGATCGACCAGGGCGGCTGCTTCGAGACCTCACGACCGACCACCCACGCCGAGCCCACCTTCCTGGTCGACGACGTCGTCCACTACTGCGTCGCGAACATGCCGGGCGCCGTCCCGAAGACGTCGACCTACGCCTTGAACCACGCGACGCTGCCCTTCGTCCGGCGGCTCGCCGACCGCGGCGCTCGGACCGCGCTCAAGACCGATCTCGGTCTGATGAACGGCCTCAACGTGTGCGCGGGCCACGTCACCGAGCCGCAGGTCGCGCAGGCCCTCGGCTACGACTACGTCGAGCCGATCCTGGCGCTCGAGTCGCGCTAG
- a CDS encoding alpha/beta hydrolase has protein sequence MQGLRATLRGLDFYYEHTGAGEGRPKLLFVNGTGGDLRQQPRLIDGPLAEAFEIAAHDQRGLGQTAKPDGPYTMADYADDAAALLDHLGWDRAHVLGVSFGGMVSQELALRHPDRIDRLVLCCTSSGGEGGASYPLHELAVLGPDEYMNRVLAISDTRWSSGEGGRDPSRFAKVFEFMKKRTQIPDDDEDPERKARGAARQLEARFAHDTWDRLDGIRARTLLCGGRYDGIARPENMENLAARIPDSELAWFEGGHGFLLEDRSAFPRIIAFLTTD, from the coding sequence ATGCAGGGTTTGCGCGCGACGCTTCGGGGACTCGACTTCTACTACGAGCACACGGGAGCGGGTGAAGGCCGGCCGAAGCTGCTCTTCGTCAACGGGACCGGGGGCGACCTGCGCCAGCAACCTCGACTGATCGACGGTCCGCTCGCGGAGGCGTTCGAGATCGCGGCCCACGATCAGCGCGGGCTCGGGCAGACGGCGAAGCCCGACGGGCCCTACACGATGGCCGACTACGCGGACGACGCCGCGGCGCTCCTCGACCACCTGGGTTGGGACCGTGCGCACGTCCTCGGCGTCTCGTTCGGTGGCATGGTCTCCCAGGAGCTCGCGCTTCGGCACCCGGATCGGATCGATCGGCTCGTGCTTTGCTGCACGTCGAGCGGCGGCGAAGGCGGCGCTTCCTATCCGCTCCACGAGCTCGCCGTGCTCGGTCCCGACGAGTACATGAACCGGGTCCTCGCGATCAGCGATACGCGCTGGTCCAGCGGAGAGGGCGGTCGCGATCCGTCCCGCTTCGCGAAGGTCTTCGAGTTCATGAAGAAGCGCACGCAGATTCCCGACGACGACGAGGACCCCGAGCGGAAGGCACGGGGCGCCGCGCGCCAGCTCGAAGCGCGGTTCGCTCACGACACCTGGGATCGCCTCGACGGGATCCGCGCCCGGACGCTGCTCTGCGGCGGGCGCTACGACGGGATCGCGCGACCGGAGAACATGGAGAACCTCGCCGCGCGCATCCCCGATTCGGAGCTCGCCTGGTTCGAGGGCGGGCACGGCTTCCTGCTCGAGGACCGGAGCGCGTTCCCGCGGATCATCGCGTTCCTGACGACGGACTGA
- a CDS encoding CoA transferase, translating to MPCRALEGIRVLDLTTPLGEATGRILADLGAEVIKVEPPGGCEARFAPPFATPPSANAPRPERGSGDPEQSLFWRAWGLGKRSVVLDLDDAADRKKFLALAQTADMLLESSTPGDMAAKGLGYTDLEALNPGLIYVSVSPFGQDGPYATQPATDLTLSAAGGLLNSTGDGDRVPLPIGFPETAHLGATQAAADALMALYSRNRSGEGQHLDSSVQTAVLWSLMNQTSFSAVDQEMPNFGEDRAGRTGTMAVFEGLDLPVMEPCKDGFVVIVLVLGAQGAFGFDACMKWIGEQGGLDDDLLEVQWMTWIQDLQEGKLELATALRGVEQFKAFLKTMTKAEIQEQAVKGKWLIAPVNTAPDLLADPQLLDRDFWIELDGDKVPGPFARLGQTPIEYDRPAPTLGQDQALVDDVGRKPLGPTVANPAPRTQAFEGLKVADFSWIAAGPLIGKDLANLGATVLRVETESRVDTLRFIPPWLGDPGTTTGHMAANFNQSKKGIAIDFTKPEGLAVAHRMVEWADVVVENFTPGTAERIGLGYDQLREIKPDIVMLYSCMRGQTGPERKHTGFGIHGAALGGFTGITGWPDRKPVSPWGAYTDFISPRYALSALVAALHHRDRTGEGQLIDVSQIEASIHHLAPTILDSQRTGRVVAQPGLDSEWGCPHGVYRTSETERFVAIETRTAAQWRALCGLIPELADLGGDELDGIDARLARRDEIDGILERWAASEKCFEVADRLREAGVPAYVPLRARDYRHDPQLAARDFWIDLDHAGFGRQSFDGPVTKFSKTPSAPTHAGPLIGEHTFEVMKEILGYDDEEISAIAAAGALS from the coding sequence ATGCCCTGTCGCGCCCTCGAAGGAATCCGTGTCCTCGACCTGACCACGCCCCTCGGCGAAGCCACCGGCCGCATCCTCGCGGACCTCGGCGCCGAGGTGATCAAGGTCGAGCCGCCGGGGGGCTGCGAAGCGCGCTTCGCCCCGCCCTTCGCGACGCCGCCGAGCGCCAACGCCCCGCGCCCGGAGCGCGGGAGCGGAGATCCGGAGCAGTCGCTCTTCTGGCGAGCCTGGGGGCTCGGCAAACGGAGCGTCGTCCTCGACCTCGACGACGCGGCCGACCGGAAGAAATTCCTCGCCCTCGCGCAGACGGCGGACATGCTGCTCGAGTCCTCGACGCCGGGAGACATGGCCGCGAAGGGGCTCGGCTACACCGACCTCGAAGCGCTGAATCCCGGGCTCATCTACGTCTCGGTCTCGCCCTTCGGTCAGGACGGCCCCTATGCGACGCAGCCGGCGACGGATCTCACGCTCTCGGCGGCGGGCGGTCTGCTGAACTCGACCGGCGACGGCGATCGCGTCCCGCTGCCGATCGGCTTCCCCGAGACGGCGCACCTCGGCGCGACCCAGGCCGCGGCGGACGCGCTGATGGCGCTCTACTCGCGCAACCGCTCCGGCGAGGGACAGCATCTCGATTCGTCGGTGCAGACGGCGGTGCTCTGGAGCCTGATGAACCAGACGAGCTTCAGCGCCGTCGACCAGGAGATGCCGAACTTCGGTGAGGACCGCGCCGGGCGGACCGGGACGATGGCCGTCTTCGAAGGGCTCGACCTGCCCGTCATGGAGCCGTGCAAGGACGGCTTCGTCGTGATCGTCCTCGTCCTCGGGGCCCAGGGCGCCTTCGGCTTCGACGCCTGCATGAAGTGGATCGGCGAACAGGGCGGCCTCGACGACGACCTCCTGGAAGTCCAGTGGATGACCTGGATCCAGGACCTCCAGGAGGGGAAGCTCGAGCTCGCGACGGCGCTTCGCGGCGTCGAGCAGTTCAAGGCCTTCCTCAAGACGATGACGAAGGCGGAGATCCAGGAGCAGGCGGTCAAGGGCAAGTGGCTGATCGCGCCGGTGAACACGGCGCCGGATCTCCTCGCGGATCCACAGCTCCTCGACCGCGACTTCTGGATCGAGCTCGACGGCGACAAGGTCCCCGGCCCTTTCGCGCGTCTCGGCCAGACCCCGATCGAGTACGACCGTCCCGCGCCCACCCTCGGTCAGGACCAGGCCCTCGTCGACGACGTCGGCCGGAAGCCCCTCGGACCGACCGTCGCGAATCCGGCGCCGCGCACGCAGGCCTTCGAAGGGCTCAAGGTCGCGGACTTCTCGTGGATCGCGGCCGGACCGCTGATCGGAAAGGACCTCGCCAACCTCGGCGCGACGGTCCTTCGCGTCGAGACGGAGTCCCGCGTCGACACCCTGCGGTTCATCCCGCCGTGGCTCGGCGACCCGGGCACGACGACCGGCCACATGGCCGCGAACTTCAACCAGAGCAAGAAGGGCATCGCGATCGACTTCACGAAGCCCGAAGGCCTCGCCGTCGCCCACCGGATGGTCGAGTGGGCCGACGTGGTCGTCGAGAACTTCACGCCGGGTACCGCCGAGCGGATCGGCCTCGGCTACGACCAGCTCCGCGAGATCAAGCCCGACATCGTGATGCTCTACAGCTGCATGCGCGGCCAGACGGGCCCCGAGCGCAAGCACACGGGCTTCGGGATCCACGGGGCCGCCCTCGGCGGTTTCACCGGGATCACCGGCTGGCCCGACCGGAAGCCGGTCTCGCCCTGGGGCGCGTACACCGACTTCATCTCGCCCCGCTATGCCCTCTCGGCCCTCGTCGCCGCCCTGCACCATCGCGACCGGACCGGCGAGGGCCAGCTGATCGACGTGTCGCAGATCGAGGCCTCCATCCACCACCTGGCGCCGACGATCCTCGACTCGCAGCGGACCGGCCGCGTCGTCGCCCAGCCCGGTCTGGACTCCGAGTGGGGCTGCCCGCACGGCGTCTACCGGACGAGCGAGACCGAGCGGTTCGTGGCGATCGAGACGCGGACGGCGGCCCAATGGCGCGCGCTCTGCGGCCTGATCCCGGAGCTCGCCGACCTCGGCGGGGACGAGCTCGACGGGATCGACGCCCGGCTGGCCCGCCGCGACGAGATCGACGGGATCCTCGAACGCTGGGCCGCCTCCGAGAAATGCTTCGAGGTCGCGGACCGGCTGCGCGAGGCGGGCGTGCCGGCCTACGTGCCGCTCCGGGCCCGGGACTACCGGCACGATCCGCAGCTCGCTGCGCGCGACTTCTGGATCGATCTCGACCACGCGGGCTTCGGCCGCCAGAGCTTCGACGGCCCGGTGACGAAGTTTTCGAAGACGCCGTCGGCGCCCACCCACGCGGGCCCGCTGATCGGCGAGCACACGTTCGAGGTGATGAAGGAGATCCTCGGCTACGACGACGAAGAGATCTCCGCGATCGCGGCGGCGGGCGCCCTCAGCTGA
- a CDS encoding amidohydrolase has product MAFSTDNPVAQDLGYLPFDCDNHYYEALDAFTRHVPKEWHARCVQWAEIEGRKHHVVGGKLAHAVKNPTWDPIAMPGAISDFLRGNPDGTSMMKALREREPLPDYYMNPDARLDKMDEQGIEAMWLFPTLGVLYEELIKEDTEAVKVLFHGFNRWLHEDWGVAYQNRIFGAPYITLTDVDFAVSELEWALKEGARVVCMRPAAVHTREGTFSPSHPRHDPFWARVSESGITVVIHAADSGYTTHGYVQDGFTADAVGAAISPNIKHFNIERAAYDFLITCAFEKLFERHPGVRIASIENGAEFLPDLYRKLNQSANRLSIANYYGEHPAESFRQHVWINPFWEDDVNEVAHHMGANRVIFGSDWPHIEGMPTPLDYVKELEQFDDTQTLQILRDNTRELNELRPA; this is encoded by the coding sequence ATGGCCTTCTCCACGGACAATCCCGTCGCCCAGGACCTCGGCTACCTCCCCTTCGACTGCGACAACCACTACTACGAGGCCCTCGACGCCTTCACCCGCCACGTGCCGAAGGAATGGCACGCGCGCTGCGTCCAGTGGGCGGAGATCGAGGGACGCAAGCACCACGTCGTGGGCGGCAAGCTCGCGCACGCGGTGAAGAACCCGACCTGGGATCCGATCGCCATGCCCGGCGCGATCTCCGACTTCCTGCGCGGCAACCCGGACGGCACGTCCATGATGAAGGCGCTCCGCGAGCGCGAGCCGCTGCCGGACTACTACATGAACCCCGACGCCCGCCTCGACAAGATGGACGAGCAGGGCATCGAGGCGATGTGGCTCTTCCCGACGCTCGGCGTCCTCTACGAGGAGCTGATCAAGGAAGACACGGAGGCGGTCAAGGTCCTCTTTCACGGCTTCAACCGCTGGCTCCACGAGGACTGGGGCGTCGCCTACCAGAACCGGATCTTCGGTGCCCCCTACATCACGCTGACCGACGTCGACTTCGCCGTCAGCGAGCTCGAATGGGCGCTCAAGGAAGGCGCGCGCGTCGTCTGCATGCGCCCGGCCGCCGTGCACACCCGCGAGGGCACGTTCTCGCCGAGCCACCCGCGCCACGATCCCTTCTGGGCGCGCGTCTCCGAATCCGGCATCACCGTCGTGATCCACGCCGCGGACTCCGGCTACACGACCCACGGCTACGTGCAGGACGGGTTCACCGCAGACGCCGTGGGCGCCGCGATCTCACCCAACATCAAGCACTTCAACATCGAGCGCGCGGCATACGACTTCCTGATCACCTGCGCCTTCGAGAAGCTCTTCGAGCGCCATCCCGGCGTCCGGATCGCTTCGATCGAGAACGGCGCCGAGTTCCTCCCGGATCTCTACCGGAAGCTCAACCAGTCGGCGAACCGTCTCTCGATCGCCAACTACTATGGGGAGCACCCGGCGGAGAGCTTCCGCCAGCACGTCTGGATCAACCCCTTCTGGGAGGATGACGTGAACGAGGTCGCCCACCACATGGGCGCGAATCGCGTGATCTTCGGCTCCGACTGGCCGCACATCGAGGGCATGCCGACGCCCCTCGACTACGTCAAGGAGCTCGAGCAGTTCGACGACACCCAGACGCTCCAGATCCTCCGCGACAACACGCGGGAGCTCAACGAACTCCGCCCCGCGTAG
- a CDS encoding VOC family protein: MSNPSVYPLIWSNDVAAILDWAATALGLEEIWRDPSDGAPVEHGELEWHGGRISVNVRPPPWAEAGPSGIALHLTTRAQVDQVHARAVDAGAQIIQGPEESFVAYGFTALDPDGNQWWIHSETGNLDALRN; this comes from the coding sequence ATGTCGAATCCGTCGGTCTATCCCTTGATCTGGTCGAACGACGTCGCAGCGATCCTCGACTGGGCGGCGACGGCCCTCGGCCTCGAAGAGATCTGGCGCGACCCGTCGGACGGCGCCCCCGTCGAGCACGGCGAGCTCGAATGGCACGGGGGGCGCATCAGCGTCAACGTCCGGCCACCGCCCTGGGCCGAAGCGGGCCCGAGCGGAATCGCGCTCCATTTGACGACGCGGGCGCAGGTGGACCAGGTCCACGCGCGGGCCGTCGACGCTGGCGCGCAGATCATTCAGGGTCCGGAAGAGAGCTTCGTCGCCTACGGCTTCACGGCTCTCGACCCGGATGGAAACCAGTGGTGGATCCATTCGGAGACCGGAAACCTCGACGCGCTTCGGAACTAG